The following coding sequences lie in one Kamptonema formosum PCC 6407 genomic window:
- a CDS encoding CIA30 family protein, protein MTEKNIAQWDAGRFFNTLVYFGVIPFIGSINWLQQLFGGEAKTPKQKSKLILVAGATGGVGKRVVRHLLKRGYTVRALVRDANRGREILGPSIELVEGDITLPETLTQQVTSGVEAIICCTGTRVQPQEGDTPTREKYYQGIKFYMPEVVDVPEIVEYKGIQNLVQATRNQLIKASEKIVCDFAQPSQDLKETWGALDDIVMGGVSESSIKLINNIALFSGNVSTANSGGFASVRTRNFDPPLNLAEYSGIELRVKGDGKRYKFILRSDPKWDGIGYSYSFDTVYNIWMTVCIPFDDLIPVFRAKTVKDGELIDRSRITSVQLMLSKFEYDGELNPKFEPGLFQLELEYIKAYGEQNLTRFVMVSSAGVTRPGRPGINLEEEPPAVRMNDQLGGILTWKLKGEDCLRSSGIPYTIIRPCALTEEPGGKALMFDQGDNIKGKVSREDIAELCVQALEEPKYSRLTFEVKETES, encoded by the coding sequence ATGACTGAAAAAAATATCGCTCAATGGGATGCTGGCAGATTTTTCAACACCTTAGTTTATTTCGGAGTCATCCCTTTTATTGGCAGTATTAATTGGCTACAGCAACTATTTGGAGGTGAGGCCAAAACTCCCAAACAAAAATCTAAATTGATCCTTGTTGCTGGTGCGACTGGCGGTGTGGGTAAGCGAGTAGTACGCCATTTGCTAAAGCGGGGTTATACAGTGCGAGCCCTCGTTAGAGATGCCAACAGAGGCCGTGAAATTCTAGGACCAAGTATCGAATTAGTCGAGGGAGATATCACTCTCCCAGAGACGCTTACGCAGCAGGTAACAAGTGGTGTAGAAGCCATAATTTGTTGCACAGGTACGCGAGTCCAACCTCAAGAAGGAGATACTCCCACCCGTGAAAAATACTATCAAGGCATCAAATTTTATATGCCAGAAGTCGTAGATGTGCCGGAAATAGTCGAATACAAAGGCATACAAAATCTAGTGCAAGCGACCCGAAATCAGTTAATAAAAGCTAGTGAAAAAATAGTCTGCGACTTCGCCCAACCCTCCCAAGATTTAAAAGAAACTTGGGGCGCATTAGATGACATTGTAATGGGCGGCGTTAGCGAAAGTTCTATAAAGTTGATAAATAATATCGCTTTATTTAGTGGCAACGTTTCTACTGCCAACTCCGGCGGTTTTGCTTCTGTTCGCACCCGCAACTTTGACCCGCCTCTTAATTTAGCAGAGTACAGCGGCATCGAACTGCGCGTAAAAGGCGATGGTAAGCGATATAAATTCATCCTCCGCAGCGACCCGAAATGGGATGGCATTGGTTACAGCTATTCCTTTGATACTGTTTACAATATTTGGATGACAGTTTGCATTCCTTTTGATGATTTAATTCCCGTTTTTCGCGCTAAAACTGTCAAGGATGGTGAATTAATCGACCGCAGCCGCATCACTTCTGTACAATTAATGTTGAGTAAATTTGAATATGACGGCGAACTAAATCCTAAATTCGAGCCTGGTCTTTTTCAACTAGAGTTAGAATATATAAAAGCTTACGGCGAGCAAAATTTGACTAGGTTTGTCATGGTAAGTTCCGCAGGAGTTACTCGTCCCGGACGACCGGGAATAAACTTAGAAGAAGAACCGCCAGCAGTGAGAATGAACGACCAATTAGGAGGGATTTTAACCTGGAAGTTGAAAGGTGAAGATTGCTTGCGTTCTAGTGGCATACCCTACACTATTATCAGACCTTGTGCCTTAACAGAAGAGCCAGGGGGCAAAGCTTTGATGTTCGACCAAGGCGATAATATCAAGGGTAAAGTGAGCCGGGAAGATATCGCTGAACTCTGCGTGCAAGCCTTAGAAGAACCTAAATATTCTCGCCTTACTTTTGAAGTCAAAGAGACAGAAAGTTAA
- a CDS encoding calcium-binding protein, with product MVLTPDPTDSLRLIGDNTSENIALLPGELANFPEGVWALGGKDTVTGSSDAELIFGNNDSDSIFGGSGNDSLFGGKGNDDILGESGDDILTGEKNRDFLDGGSGNDLLRGGVGVDLLVGGEGNDTLIGDKDVDIYKGGLGSDVFVFRADQSGVRAVGIELPDAVIVDFNKSDDLIGLTGGFTGGILSFQEVSLSFSDPRILLLDPGIIEDGTSFLSKGGISQSDLDPDGNGRVEATYISFGFTNALLGAVLNVKPEDLSGRFVTVDSLL from the coding sequence ATGGTACTGACACCAGACCCTACGGATAGCTTGCGTCTGATTGGAGATAATACTTCTGAAAATATTGCTCTGTTACCGGGAGAATTGGCTAATTTCCCAGAAGGAGTTTGGGCCCTTGGCGGTAAGGATACTGTTACAGGTTCCTCCGATGCAGAATTAATCTTTGGTAATAATGATAGTGATAGTATTTTTGGGGGTTCTGGCAATGATTCTCTCTTTGGCGGTAAGGGAAATGATGATATTTTGGGAGAAAGTGGCGATGATATTCTCACGGGTGAAAAAAATAGAGATTTTCTAGATGGAGGTAGCGGTAATGATTTGTTGCGGGGTGGGGTTGGTGTTGATTTATTAGTGGGAGGGGAAGGTAATGATACGCTGATTGGTGACAAAGATGTTGATATCTATAAGGGAGGTTTGGGGAGCGATGTATTTGTATTTAGAGCCGATCAATCGGGAGTAAGAGCAGTAGGAATTGAATTGCCTGATGCGGTGATTGTTGACTTCAATAAGTCTGACGATTTGATTGGACTGACGGGTGGATTTACAGGTGGTATTCTCTCGTTTCAAGAGGTCAGCTTGAGCTTCAGCGACCCCAGAATTTTACTTTTAGATCCGGGAATTATAGAGGATGGAACTAGCTTTTTGAGTAAGGGTGGAATCTCCCAGTCTGACCTCGATCCTGATGGCAATGGCCGCGTTGAAGCGACCTATATTAGCTTTGGTTTCACGAATGCTCTTTTAGGCGCAGTTTTGAATGTAAAGCCAGAAGATTTAAGCGGTCGTTTTGTTACGGTTGATTCATTATTGTAA
- a CDS encoding ATP-binding protein codes for MAQNNIATAEIDLTNCDKEPIHISGHIQPHGVMFVVKEPQLKILQMSNNTFEFFGLHPSSLINKDLSTLFDPIQIESLKSCLIHENLKTVNPLKLTIGTAYNPRTFDCILHRNEGLLIIEIEPASSKNNLSVFSFYHSVKTTLSKIQSTGNLQDLCQTIVAEVRKFTGFDRVMVYKFDAEGNGSVIAEDKEENLSPFLGLRYPTSDIPKQARKLYSENWLRLIPEINYKPVELVPSNNPLTNQPLDLSFSILRSVSPIHIEYLQNMGVAASMSISLMKKQKLWGLIACHHYAPKYIPYEVRAACEFIGQVMSLELEFKEGNEDYDYRLQLKSIQAKLLENISQAENLSQALVKSQQSLLDLVSATGAAVLFGENCYLVGQTPEKEALKQLLEWGQKNLIGEVFHTDSLSKFYENAEQLKDTASGCLAIAISPSQKIYVLWFRPEVIQTVNWAGNPNKPIEIEANGSIRLSPRKSFELWKETVKYTSLPWKECEIEAAIELRNSMINIVLLQAEKLAKLNAALQQSELREREKSTQLEKLLQELQRTQTQLVQTEKMSSLGQLVAGVAHEINNPINFIYGNISHADEYTRDLIELINLYQQHYPSPVPEIQEASETMEIDFLITDLPKLQASMKIGAERICEIVQSLRNFSRIDEAEMKPVDIHDGLDSTLLILSNRLKPKPDRPAIHLTKEYGSLPLVECYVGQLNQVFMNVLSNAIDALEESFINYKTAQNDKETKYKGKIRIRTEFHPKRETVSIHIYDNGPGMTEEIRQRITEPFFTTKPVGKGTGIGLAISYQIIAEKHGGKMTCISTPGEGTEFIIEIPLHQSHHKPRV; via the coding sequence ATGGCACAAAACAACATCGCCACAGCAGAAATTGACTTAACAAACTGCGACAAAGAACCCATTCATATATCAGGACACATTCAGCCTCACGGAGTAATGTTTGTTGTCAAAGAACCTCAGCTCAAAATTTTACAAATGAGCAACAACACCTTCGAGTTTTTTGGTCTGCACCCCAGTAGCCTTATTAACAAAGATTTGAGTACCTTATTCGACCCCATTCAGATTGAAAGTCTCAAAAGCTGCTTAATTCATGAAAATTTAAAAACAGTCAATCCTTTAAAACTAACTATAGGCACAGCCTACAACCCCCGAACCTTTGACTGTATATTGCACAGAAACGAAGGACTTTTAATTATTGAGATAGAACCCGCAAGTTCAAAAAATAATCTTTCAGTTTTTAGCTTTTATCATTCAGTTAAAACCACACTTTCTAAAATTCAAAGCACTGGCAACCTCCAGGATTTATGTCAAACAATAGTTGCAGAAGTGCGAAAATTTACAGGCTTTGACCGAGTAATGGTATACAAATTCGATGCTGAAGGTAATGGCTCTGTAATCGCTGAAGATAAAGAAGAAAATCTTTCTCCTTTCTTAGGTCTACGATATCCAACCTCAGACATTCCCAAACAAGCCAGAAAATTGTACTCCGAAAACTGGCTGAGGTTAATACCAGAAATTAATTATAAACCTGTTGAACTTGTACCCAGCAACAATCCACTTACTAATCAACCTCTCGACCTCAGCTTCAGCATTTTAAGAAGTGTCTCACCCATTCACATAGAATATCTGCAAAATATGGGCGTTGCAGCTTCTATGTCTATATCTTTAATGAAAAAGCAGAAATTATGGGGTCTGATTGCTTGCCATCACTACGCGCCCAAATACATTCCTTATGAAGTTCGCGCCGCCTGCGAATTTATTGGACAAGTCATGTCTTTAGAACTAGAATTTAAAGAAGGGAATGAAGACTACGACTATAGACTGCAATTAAAATCCATTCAAGCAAAGCTACTGGAAAATATATCTCAAGCAGAAAATTTGTCACAGGCATTAGTTAAGTCTCAGCAGAGCTTACTTGACCTCGTGAGTGCTACAGGTGCAGCAGTTTTATTTGGGGAAAATTGCTATTTAGTAGGTCAAACCCCTGAAAAAGAGGCACTAAAACAGTTACTTGAATGGGGGCAAAAAAATCTCATAGGTGAAGTTTTTCATACAGACTCACTCTCCAAGTTTTATGAAAATGCCGAGCAATTAAAAGACACAGCAAGCGGCTGTTTAGCAATTGCCATATCCCCCAGCCAGAAAATTTATGTTCTCTGGTTTCGTCCCGAAGTTATTCAAACCGTAAATTGGGCGGGAAACCCAAACAAACCCATAGAAATCGAGGCTAATGGCAGCATTCGCCTGTCTCCTCGGAAATCATTCGAGTTGTGGAAAGAAACCGTAAAATACACATCTTTACCTTGGAAAGAATGTGAAATTGAGGCGGCGATAGAACTCAGAAACTCAATGATTAATATTGTCCTGCTGCAAGCCGAAAAGCTGGCAAAATTAAATGCAGCCTTGCAGCAATCTGAACTAAGAGAACGGGAAAAATCAACTCAATTAGAAAAACTATTGCAAGAACTCCAGCGCACGCAGACTCAACTGGTTCAGACTGAAAAAATGTCTAGTTTAGGACAACTGGTAGCCGGTGTTGCCCACGAAATCAATAACCCCATTAACTTCATCTACGGAAATATCAGCCATGCCGATGAATATACTCGCGATCTGATAGAATTAATCAATCTTTATCAACAGCATTATCCCTCGCCTGTACCAGAAATTCAAGAGGCAAGTGAAACGATGGAGATAGATTTTTTAATTACAGACTTACCTAAATTGCAAGCCTCGATGAAAATAGGTGCTGAACGTATCTGCGAAATTGTCCAATCTCTGCGAAACTTTTCCAGAATTGACGAAGCAGAAATGAAGCCAGTTGATATTCACGATGGGCTAGACAGCACTCTGCTAATTTTGAGTAACCGACTCAAACCCAAGCCAGATAGGCCAGCAATTCACCTGACTAAAGAATACGGTTCTCTCCCCTTAGTTGAGTGTTATGTAGGTCAACTCAATCAGGTATTTATGAACGTTCTAAGCAATGCAATTGATGCTCTTGAAGAGTCCTTTATCAATTATAAAACCGCACAAAATGATAAGGAGACGAAATACAAGGGGAAAATTCGGATTCGCACGGAATTTCACCCCAAGAGAGAAACCGTTAGCATCCATATTTATGACAACGGCCCTGGTATGACAGAAGAAATCCGCCAGCGGATAACAGAGCCTTTTTTTACCACAAAACCCGTCGGCAAAGGCACAGGTATCGGCTTAGCAATAAGCTATCAAATTATCGCGGAAAAACACGGGGGAAAAATGACGTGCATTTCCACACCGGGAGAAGGTACGGAGTTTATTATTGAGATTCCCTTGCACCAGAGTCATCATAAACCTCGTGTCTAA
- a CDS encoding CHAT domain-containing protein encodes MSKVYELLGDYQKAIAYQEQAVQLAHKSQEPLQEVLALQQLALLYGRIGNSEKLISFLQQTIEIAKKSNNEFSLALALDYLSRAYALVGNYSQGIYLQKQSLLIYQTLNQQSKVETSLSEVWGLQNLGRQQFKAGQLAEAENNLQAALKASNKLLKNQLLPNSNLLATSSDELNLNIREATLDIYRTLQQVLVANNRNDEALEVAEVGRARAFVDLLKTNLGVDTQSELTPVPLTLEEMRQIAKAQNSTLVQYSIVYNDNVAGWVKVGKQRPYENTLYIWVIQPTGTITFRSVNLQPLWQQQKNVESDSSLLTFFVSNARSSILVRGRGVPVSSTPETGPSSGNPANTRRKYQQLQELYQILIQPIADLLPTDPKQRVTFIPQETLFLVPFAALQDTNGKYLIEKHTILTAPSIQVLDLTRQQRQRLGNSLTESSPIKSQNSLVVGNPTMPLLLQKVGELPVQLASLPGSEKEAKAIASLLNTQPLIGTQATENVVIEQMPNARFIHLATHGLLDNLMGFQSSLAFAPDSKNDGFLTAREILNLKLKAELVVLSACDTGRGRISGDGVIGLSRSFIAAGAPSVIVSLWKVPDEPTADLMLSFYQNLQQTPDKAQALRQAMLATLVKYPSPRDWAAFTLIGEAE; translated from the coding sequence TTGAGTAAGGTTTATGAATTATTAGGAGATTATCAAAAAGCTATTGCCTATCAGGAACAAGCTGTACAACTAGCACATAAATCTCAAGAACCATTACAAGAAGTGCTTGCATTGCAACAGCTAGCGCTGCTTTACGGTCGGATAGGAAACTCTGAAAAATTGATTTCTTTTTTACAGCAAACTATTGAAATTGCTAAAAAAAGTAATAACGAATTCTCTCTAGCTCTAGCTTTAGATTATCTTAGCCGTGCTTACGCTTTAGTCGGTAACTATTCCCAAGGGATTTATTTACAAAAGCAAAGTTTATTGATTTATCAAACCCTCAATCAGCAAAGCAAAGTAGAAACGAGTCTCAGTGAAGTATGGGGGTTACAAAATTTGGGCAGGCAACAATTTAAAGCTGGTCAATTAGCCGAAGCCGAAAACAACTTACAAGCAGCGCTCAAAGCTTCCAATAAACTGTTAAAAAATCAGCTATTGCCTAATAGCAACTTATTGGCTACTAGCAGCGATGAATTAAATCTCAATATCCGCGAAGCAACATTAGATATTTACCGAACGTTGCAACAAGTTTTAGTTGCTAACAACCGTAATGACGAGGCATTAGAAGTAGCAGAAGTAGGTCGAGCCAGAGCTTTTGTAGATTTATTAAAAACTAATTTAGGAGTTGACACTCAATCTGAACTAACACCTGTGCCGCTGACATTGGAGGAAATGCGACAAATTGCTAAAGCGCAAAATTCTACATTAGTGCAGTATTCCATTGTTTATAATGACAATGTAGCTGGTTGGGTGAAAGTAGGAAAGCAACGACCCTATGAAAATACATTATATATTTGGGTAATTCAACCGACAGGAACCATTACCTTTCGTTCGGTTAATTTACAACCCCTGTGGCAACAGCAAAAAAATGTAGAAAGTGACTCTTCTCTATTAACTTTTTTTGTGAGTAATGCTCGTAGTTCCATCTTGGTTAGGGGTCGCGGCGTTCCTGTTTCCAGCACACCAGAAACAGGCCCTTCTAGCGGCAATCCCGCTAATACCCGCCGCAAATATCAGCAATTACAGGAACTCTATCAAATACTAATTCAACCAATAGCTGACTTGCTACCAACTGACCCCAAACAGCGAGTTACTTTCATTCCCCAAGAAACTCTGTTTCTGGTTCCATTTGCAGCTTTGCAAGACACTAATGGCAAATATTTAATCGAAAAACATACTATTCTCACGGCTCCCTCAATTCAAGTTCTAGATTTAACTCGCCAACAGCGGCAAAGGTTAGGAAATTCTTTAACGGAAAGCTCACCTATTAAAAGTCAAAATTCCCTGGTTGTTGGCAATCCAACAATGCCCTTACTCTTGCAAAAAGTGGGAGAATTACCAGTACAATTGGCTAGCTTACCTGGGTCAGAAAAAGAAGCAAAAGCCATCGCATCTTTACTCAATACTCAACCATTAATCGGTACTCAAGCCACAGAAAATGTTGTCATCGAACAAATGCCAAATGCTCGGTTTATTCACCTCGCAACTCACGGGTTACTAGATAACTTGATGGGTTTTCAAAGTTCTCTGGCATTTGCTCCCGATAGTAAAAATGACGGCTTCCTCACTGCGAGAGAAATCCTCAATTTGAAGTTAAAAGCAGAGCTTGTGGTGCTAAGTGCCTGCGATACGGGGCGCGGCAGAATTAGCGGTGACGGTGTAATTGGACTATCTCGCTCCTTCATTGCTGCGGGAGCTCCTAGCGTCATTGTTTCTTTGTGGAAAGTGCCTGATGAACCGACAGCCGATTTAATGCTTTCATTCTATCAGAATCTTCAGCAAACACCAGATAAAGCTCAAGCTTTGCGACAAGCCATGCTCGCAACTCTAGTAAAATATCCTAGTCCCAGAGATTGGGCTGCTTTTACTTTAATTGGCGAAGCAGAATAG
- a CDS encoding DUF4335 domain-containing protein, with product MTIQRQYSLPNCTLILEGLSDGTAAPSQFDLRPALSILMSAECRFVGQGQPLTGGRDFFESLVKAVSSYAQEFLSGVPSLAGESTQPSLVRFQRINENLHRLTVQALEPEKTTSPASKPPLPTQIDLTTVQLFDLVEAVDQFFADSQTLPELSLQLAPVSKRHAKATAPIAKRALPAAVGMSSLALAAIAFFFVPIPEIQRPRDPVPQPNASGNLATPTPSGAGTPNPNPTPSPDVTPSASSSPTASPNPTPSSSPTASPLSAEELKGSEATAAKITDAAEIEELSGKVYEQINAGWKSRPGFKNDLAYRVTVAQDGAIVGYKLISPEEADEGQTPLPELLYKPVGSRRIGEPLADFRVVFTTGGVLQVSPW from the coding sequence ATGACGATTCAGCGTCAGTACAGTCTGCCTAACTGCACCCTAATTTTAGAGGGTTTAAGCGACGGGACGGCTGCTCCTAGCCAGTTCGATCTCAGACCTGCGCTTTCGATTTTAATGAGCGCTGAGTGTCGTTTTGTGGGTCAAGGACAACCGCTTACGGGAGGCCGTGACTTTTTTGAAAGTTTAGTTAAAGCTGTCAGTAGTTACGCTCAGGAATTTTTGAGCGGAGTACCTTCACTGGCAGGTGAGAGTACGCAGCCTAGTTTGGTGCGGTTCCAGAGAATTAATGAGAATTTGCATCGGTTGACGGTTCAAGCGCTGGAACCGGAAAAGACGACATCGCCAGCATCAAAACCCCCTCTACCAACTCAGATCGATTTAACGACGGTACAGTTATTTGATTTGGTGGAGGCTGTGGATCAGTTTTTTGCTGACTCGCAAACGCTTCCAGAGCTTTCGTTGCAGTTAGCGCCTGTTTCTAAGCGCCATGCTAAGGCCACCGCCCCGATTGCTAAGCGGGCTTTGCCTGCTGCTGTGGGAATGTCGAGCTTGGCTTTGGCGGCGATCGCGTTTTTCTTCGTACCTATTCCTGAAATCCAGCGACCGAGAGATCCCGTTCCTCAACCCAATGCTAGCGGTAATCTGGCTACGCCCACCCCTAGCGGTGCGGGGACACCAAATCCGAATCCTACGCCTTCTCCTGATGTTACTCCCTCGGCTTCATCAAGTCCGACGGCTTCACCGAATCCTACGCCTTCATCGAGTCCAACGGCTTCGCCTCTCTCTGCCGAAGAGTTGAAGGGATCGGAGGCTACAGCAGCGAAGATTACAGATGCAGCAGAAATCGAAGAGTTGAGTGGAAAAGTGTATGAGCAAATTAATGCAGGTTGGAAGAGTCGGCCAGGGTTTAAAAATGATTTAGCTTATCGAGTGACTGTAGCTCAAGATGGGGCGATCGTTGGCTACAAGTTAATTAGCCCAGAGGAAGCAGACGAGGGACAAACGCCTCTGCCGGAACTACTATATAAGCCAGTTGGCAGCAGGCGCATTGGGGAGCCACTTGCTGATTTTAGGGTAGTGTTTACCACAGGCGGTGTGTTACAAGTTAGCCCTTGGTGA
- a CDS encoding DUF3038 domain-containing protein: protein MPSETSPAESSPLILDSLPDMPLSEKGCPRRARLQIDLMLLAIEALYLGGAEQMLAVAKELELEGIVKHRVALWLLRNTNPLRLFSQRRSLTVLEAKALVAIACYLARRLTVRIRQLLLEYHQMNQKGLPLEQNLSLADYLERFRAHFRSRMNPRRSLVVAYGSDEKLNELALNLLGKLLFCTGTAGMQRFWISLFDGEVE from the coding sequence ATGCCATCAGAAACTTCCCCGGCTGAGTCTTCCCCCTTGATTTTAGACAGTTTGCCGGATATGCCACTCTCAGAGAAGGGGTGTCCCCGCCGAGCCAGGTTGCAAATTGACCTGATGTTATTGGCGATCGAAGCCTTATATCTCGGCGGTGCAGAACAAATGCTGGCAGTGGCAAAGGAATTGGAACTGGAAGGAATTGTTAAACATCGGGTTGCCCTTTGGCTGCTGCGGAACACTAACCCTCTGCGGCTCTTCAGTCAGCGGCGTTCTCTGACTGTGCTGGAGGCGAAAGCACTGGTGGCGATCGCCTGTTATTTAGCACGCAGGTTAACGGTGAGAATTAGGCAGTTGTTACTGGAATATCACCAAATGAATCAAAAAGGTCTGCCTCTAGAACAGAATTTATCGCTGGCTGACTATCTCGAACGTTTCCGAGCTCACTTCCGTTCTCGGATGAATCCGAGGCGCTCTCTAGTTGTTGCCTATGGTTCTGATGAAAAATTGAATGAACTAGCTCTCAATTTATTGGGCAAATTGCTATTTTGTACTGGTACAGCGGGAATGCAAAGATTTTGGATTAGTTTATTTGATGGAGAGGTGGAGTAA
- a CDS encoding DUF3598 family protein, translating to MSIIREEMPVLARHEGDWVGTYTLIDTEGNIIEKHHSHLTCHFPEDREYPYYQINRYKWLDGKREEFFFPATYRDKKILFDTERIQGKAWEVDDSTVILWFIYKALPDIYLYEMIQISPCNNYRSRTSHWFKNHQIFKRTIIQEERLQ from the coding sequence ATGTCTATTATCCGCGAAGAAATGCCCGTACTTGCTCGCCATGAAGGAGATTGGGTGGGAACCTATACACTCATCGATACTGAAGGGAATATTATTGAAAAACATCACTCACATTTAACGTGCCATTTTCCCGAAGATCGGGAATATCCCTATTACCAGATTAATCGATATAAATGGCTTGATGGCAAGCGAGAAGAGTTTTTTTTTCCAGCAACTTACCGAGACAAAAAAATCTTGTTTGATACCGAGCGCATTCAAGGAAAAGCCTGGGAAGTTGATGATTCAACAGTGATTTTATGGTTTATTTATAAAGCATTGCCGGATATTTACTTGTATGAAATGATTCAAATTAGCCCCTGTAATAATTATCGTTCCCGTACTTCGCACTGGTTTAAAAATCATCAAATCTTTAAGCGAACAATCATTCAAGAAGAACGCTTGCAATAA
- a CDS encoding Hpt domain-containing protein, with the protein MLPEQLQRIIGYFVEEATEHIHTIEIGFVHLQSTVENPESMHQLIRCAHSIKGGAAMLGFSSIQRIAHRLEDYFKTLRECPLRVDSTLESLLLQIVHTLAALMEQVSRVFGLNQEVGNQTIWRLEPVFEELNAHLRLLIPTRLTIRATTDDQVYVLSGYCMSLARFSVAIAESFHVLGGVISRQEQDPLNQRLAMEVQLQPGIRQETIRSAIEFAGGIIGTVQTQRGFSLFSGPQYTIQQAPLERPQTCIGCYYYYGRSDGGYLLNCTVHPHGPEEENCRDRETD; encoded by the coding sequence ATGCTACCAGAACAATTACAGCGAATCATCGGTTATTTTGTTGAAGAAGCCACAGAACACATTCATACTATTGAAATAGGATTCGTACATCTACAAAGCACTGTAGAAAATCCCGAAAGTATGCACCAGCTAATCCGCTGTGCTCATTCAATTAAAGGGGGAGCCGCGATGCTGGGATTTAGCAGCATTCAACGAATTGCCCACCGCTTGGAGGATTATTTCAAAACTCTCCGAGAGTGTCCCTTAAGAGTTGACAGCACACTAGAATCACTTTTGTTACAGATAGTTCATACTCTAGCAGCCCTAATGGAGCAGGTTTCTAGAGTTTTTGGCCTCAACCAAGAAGTAGGAAACCAAACGATCTGGAGATTGGAGCCTGTTTTTGAAGAACTTAACGCTCACCTGAGATTGCTGATTCCTACTCGCCTAACAATTAGAGCTACGACTGACGATCAAGTTTACGTTTTATCGGGTTATTGTATGTCGTTAGCAAGGTTTTCTGTGGCGATCGCGGAGAGCTTTCATGTTCTCGGAGGTGTCATTAGCCGCCAAGAACAAGATCCCCTAAATCAGCGGCTAGCTATGGAGGTGCAGCTACAACCAGGTATTCGCCAAGAGACCATTCGCTCAGCCATTGAATTCGCAGGGGGTATTATTGGCACAGTCCAGACACAGCGCGGCTTTTCCCTGTTTTCAGGCCCGCAATATACTATTCAGCAAGCGCCCTTAGAACGCCCCCAAACCTGCATCGGCTGCTACTACTATTACGGTAGGAGCGATGGCGGCTATTTGCTCAACTGTACGGTACATCCGCATGGCCCAGAAGAAGAAAACTGCCGCGATCGCGAAACTGATTAA